The Setaria viridis chromosome 9, Setaria_viridis_v4.0, whole genome shotgun sequence sequence TTGTTGGCGCAAAAGAGACCCTCGATGGCGAGCTAAAGATCCCTGACAGTCTGATCGTCATCGGTCATGGCGAGGTCGAGGACGGAGTCGTCGACGGAGCTGAAGAACTAGGAGCGGAGgcagcaatccgcttgatcccagtcggggtcctggggtcgggacgCCACCGTGCCATCGATGTGTGACTTAAGGccgaacttgccgcacatggacttgaagaaggacgccCATCGAGAGTATGCGTTGGACTTCATCGTCGGCGTCACGGGAACGTGAGACTTGACAGATACGGTGGCGTAGGGGtagacggcgagcggcggcagcgggtaCACGATGAAGCCACCGCCGCAGTTGCCGGCGACGAGAAGCCTGGGGCGTATCGCCAGAGGAGCCACCAGTGGCAGGTGGCGGCACAGATGCACCGCCGTGGGCAGCAGGGTGTGGTTCAGGAGGCGGCACAGGATTAGCAGCAAGAGCGGTGGTGTCGTCGGACTTAGAGGAGTCAGCGGAGAACATGGCGCATGACCGGAGGGGGGAGCCGGTCGGGGAACTGGTCGGGGAGGGGGGCCAGTCGGGGAGGTGCAGCGGAGGGTGGGTGGTGGCGGGATAGCAGGGGGCGCTGCCTAGGGTTGCGCGGAGCAGGGGAAGGCGCAGGGAGAGGAGGCCCACGATCTTAATCtcatgataccatgtagagaagtagatgggaaaacaccacacaccctaataaGAAGGGGTGGCATCTATATATATGACCAATATGACTTGGAGTATaaagaatacatcaagtgtacaaggaaagaataaatacattctaaaatacacatatacttcctaataaaAAGACCAGCTAGTCTCGAATAGGCATTCATAGTGATAGGGTGTGTGTTTGTGTACATATATGGAAGCATTTGTTTGCGTTGTGTTTCTAAAGAAAATGGCCCCATGTGTCATGTCGTGGAGGCATAGTTTAATTTTGTCCCCTTCCTCATTGATCAAGAATAAACACGGCACACGAAAGGAGAACAGATTGATCATATACGCACGCACTAAAACAAACAAATATGCTCTCGCCCTTGTTTTGCTCGAGTCTCGATCATTAAAAAAGGAGAGGGGCCGAGCGGAAATATTTAATCTGATTTGTATCCATTTTATATATGAAGCCAAATTTCCAAAAAGGGCACAAGTCTTGAAATATAAAATATTTGAACAGAAGTGTGGAGAATATAGCATAGGGAAATAGCCGGAGTGATGCATCATTTTGTCAGGTTCCACGGGCACATCCCAGAAGCATTCATAAGCAGGCAGCACAGTGCCCCCCTTACAGAGCCCATCCGACCACCAACTCTTGATCACAAGCActagccgccatggccgcggctGCCCTCCGAACGGAGCGCGCACAATTCCAGCAGCGACTCCTGCTCGGTGTCGGCTCCGCAAGTTAGCGCTGATCAcccccagttcgccgcatttcGGCATCCGCACAGATTCTGCCGAGGAATTCATGGCGCGCCACGGAGCAGGAACATCTGTGCGCCGTCGCTGTATAGTAGTTTGTCGAGCCGTCATGTCATGGCGGCGCGCGCTCCTGCTGTTCCTGCTCGCCTCGCCGTTCTTCCTGTGCGATGCGGACTCGGCGCAGGGCGAGGCCGAGGCGCTCGCGAGGTGGAAGGACAGCCtcgcccccgcggcggccgccgcgctcgcctcctGGTCGCTGCTGAACGGCTccgcggtggccgccgcgccgccggcgccgtgctcGTGGCGCGGCGTGTCGTGCGACCCCCTCGGCCGCGTCGTGGGGGTCGACGTGGCCGGCGCGGGCCTCGCCGGCACGCTCGGCGCCCTGGACCTGTCGTCCCTGCCCAGCCTCGCCAGCCTCAACCTCAGCTCCAACGCGCTGACGGGGCCGGTCTTCCCGTCGAACATCTCCGCGCCGCTGCTCAGCTTCAGGTCCGTCGACCTGGCGAACAACAACTTGTCGGGTCCGATCCCGGCGACGCTGCCGGCGTACATGCCGAACCTCGAGCACCTCAACCTCTCGTCCAACCAGTTCGCCGGCGGAATACCGGCGACCCTCGTGAAGCTGACCAAGCTTAAGAGTCTTGTCCTCGGCTCTAACAACCTCGTCGGCGGCATACCGGCGGTGCTTGGAAACGTCACCGGGCTACGAGAGCTCGAGCTGTCCAACAACCCGTTGGGCGGCACGATCCCCGCTGCTCTCGGCAAGCTCCTGTCCCTGGAGCACCTCAACGTCAGCCTCACTCAGCTGGAGTCAACGATTCCAACCGAGCTCAGCCTCTGCACCAACCTCACCGTCGTCGGCCTCGCGGCGAACAAGCTCTCCGGCGGGCTGCCGCCGTCGCTGGCCAAGCTGACAAAAGTACGGGAGTTCAACGTCTCCAAGAACATGCTCACCGGCGAGGTACTGCCGGACTACTTCACGTCGTGGACCGATCTCAGGGTGTTCCAGGCGAACGGCAACCGTTTCACCGGCGGGATTCCACCGGAGGTTGCGACGGCATCGAAGATGGAGTTCCTCTCCTTGGCGACCAACAACCTCTCCGGCACGATCCCGCCGGTCATCGGGAAGCTGACGAGCCTCGAGGTGCTGGACCTCTCCGAGAATGAGTTTTCCGGCGCGATCCCCCGGGCGATCGGCAACCTCACGAGCCTCAGGGTACTGAGGCTGTACGACAACAAGCTCACCGGCCGGTTTCCGGACGAGTTCGGGAACATGACGGCGCTGCAGAGGCTGTCGATAAACACCAACATGCTGGAGGGCGAGCTGCCGGCGGGGCTCACCCGGCTGCCGAACCTCCTCGGCATCGTTGCCTTCGATAACCTGCTCTCCGGCGCCATCCCGCCGGATTTCGGCCGGAATCTGTCCATCTTCAGCATGTCGAACAACAAGTTCTCCGGCAGGCTGCCCCCGGGGCTGTGCAGCACGCCGCGCCTCCAGTACCTCTCCCTCGACGACAACGACATCTCCGGCGTCGTGCCCGCTTGCTACCGCAACTTTACCAGGCTGGTGCGGTTCCGGATGGCGCGGAACCGGTTGTCCGGCGACGTGTCGGAGATCTTGGGATCGCATCCTGACCTGTACTACGTTGACATGTCCGGGAACTCGTTCGATGGCGAGCTCCCGGAGCACTGGTCTCAGTTCAAGAGCCTCTCGTACCTGCACTTGGACGGTAACAGGATCACCGGGACAATTCCGGATAGCTACAGTTCCATGGCTGCATTGGAAGACTTGAGCCTCGCATCGAATCGTCTAGCCGGCATGATACCGCCGGAGCTCGGTGGATTGCCGTTGCTCAAGCTGGATTTGAGTCACAACATGCTGTCGGGACAGATCCCTCTGGCACTCGGGAACGCCACGCGGATGCTACGGCTGGACCTGTCCGGCAATCGTCTCGACGGTGGCGTGCCGGTGGAGCTGACCAAACTTGCCCACATGTGGCACCTGAACCTGAGCAGCAACAACCTGACCGGGAGAGTCCCGGCTCTGCTCGGAAAGATGGCCTCGCTGCAGGAGCTGGATCTTAGCGGCAACCCGGGCCTGTGCGGCGACATCGCCGGCCTGAATCCCTGTCGCCTGGAGCCCATCAGAGGCTCCTCCAAACGCCACATCGCGAGGCGGCGGTTTatcatcgccgccaccgcggtCTCCGCCGCGGCGCTAATGACCTCTGTTATGGCCGTGGCGGTGTGCGCTCTGGcccgcaggaggaggaggaggcgggctgGTAAGGACAGCACGgacacggcggcgagcggcggcacggcggctcCGACGGCCTCCGTCTGGGGCAAGGACGCGGAATTCTCGTTCGGCGACATcctggcggcgacggagcactTCAATGAGTCCTACTGCATCGGCAGGGGCAGCTTCGGGAGCGTGTACCGCGCCGACCTGCCCGGCGGCCACAGCCTCGCCGTGAAGCGCCTGGACGCGTCGGAGACCGGCGACGCGTGCTGGGGCACCAGCGAGAAGAGCTTCGAGAACGAGGTCCGGGCGCTGACCCGCGTCCGGCACCGGAACATCGTGAGGCTGCACGGGTTCTGCGCCGTGGGCGGGCACATGTACCTGGCGTACGAGCTCGTGGAGCGGGGCAGCCTCGGGAAGGTGCTGCACGGCGCCGGGCGGAGCTGCGAGCGGTTCGgctgggcggcgcgggcgcgcgcgatCGGCGGGCTCGCGCACGCGCTGGCCTACCTCCACCACGACTGCTCGCCGCCGGTGGTCCACCGCGACGTGACCGTCAACAACGTGCTGCTGGACACGGACTTCGAGGCCCGGGTGTCGGACTTCGGCACGGCGAGGTTCCTCGCCCCCGGCCGCTCCGACTGCACCAGCGTCGCCGGCTCCTACGGCTACATGGCGCCAGGTAAAGACCCTGCAACCTGCATTCGCAATGGCTGCACGGTATAGTGCAATGGGCCCCTGCATCTTCCGTTTCTGACAAATGGTGGAAGCAGAGCTGGCGTACTTGAGGGTGACGACCAAgtgcgacgtgtacagcttcggggtGGTGGCGCTGGAGATCCTGATGGGCAAGTACCCGGGCGGACTCATCAGCTCGCTGCACTCGAGGCTGCCCGAGGAGCAGCAGGCCGGCGGGTCGCTGCTGCTCAAGGACGCCGTCGACCAGAGGCTGGACCCGCCCGGGGGGCAGGTTGCCGGGCGGGTGGTGTTCGCGTTCGTGGTGGCGCTGTCCTGCGTCCGGGAGGACCCGGACGCCCGGCCGACCATGCGGAACGTCGCGCAGGAGCTCTCGGCGCGGAGGCTGCCGGTGCTGGACAGGCCCTTCGCCGCGATCAGGGTCGCCGACCTGACTGGTTCACGCGGATAGCGCGCTGCAGGATTTGTACAGAAGCAGAATTGTTTG is a genomic window containing:
- the LOC117839073 gene encoding uncharacterized protein is translated as MARHGAGTSVRRRCIVVCRAVMSWRRALLLFLLASPFFLCDADSAQGEAEALARWKDSLAPAAAAALASWSLLNGSAVAAAPPAPCSWRGVSCDPLGRVVGVDVAGAGLAGTLGALDLSSLPSLASLNLSSNALTGPVFPSNISAPLLSFRSVDLANNNLSGPIPATLPAYMPNLEHLNLSSNQFAGGIPATLVKLTKLKSLVLGSNNLVGGIPAVLGNVTGLRELELSNNPLGGTIPAALGKLLSLEHLNVSLTQLESTIPTELSLCTNLTVVGLAANKLSGGLPPSLAKLTKVREFNVSKNMLTGEVLPDYFTSWTDLRVFQANGNRFTGGIPPEVATASKMEFLSLATNNLSGTIPPVIGKLTSLEVLDLSENEFSGAIPRAIGNLTSLRVLRLYDNKLTGRFPDEFGNMTALQRLSINTNMLEGELPAGLTRLPNLLGIVAFDNLLSGAIPPDFGRNLSIFSMSNNKFSGRLPPGLCSTPRLQYLSLDDNDISGVVPACYRNFTRLVRFRMARNRLSGDVSEILGSHPDLYYVDMSGNSFDGELPEHWSQFKSLSYLHLDGNRITGTIPDSYSSMAALEDLSLASNRLAGMIPPELGGLPLLKLDLSHNMLSGQIPLALGNATRMLRLDLSGNRLDGGVPVELTKLAHMWHLNLSSNNLTGRVPALLGKMASLQELDLSGNPGLCGDIAGLNPCRLEPIRGSSKRHIARRRFIIAATAVSAAALMTSVMAVAVCALARRRRRRRAGKDSTDTAASGGTAAPTASVWGKDAEFSFGDILAATEHFNESYCIGRGSFGSVYRADLPGGHSLAVKRLDASETGDACWGTSEKSFENEVRALTRVRHRNIVRLHGFCAVGGHMYLAYELVERGSLGKVLHGAGRSCERFGWAARARAIGGLAHALAYLHHDCSPPVVHRDVTVNNVLLDTDFEARVSDFGTARFLAPGRSDCTSVAGSYGYMAPELAYLRVTTKCDVYSFGVVALEILMGKYPGGLISSLHSRLPEEQQAGGSLLLKDAVDQRLDPPGGQVAGRVVFAFVVALSCVREDPDARPTMRNVAQELSARRLPVLDRPFAAIRVADLTGSRG